The genomic DNA AGATTTGTCTGAAAAATCACCAGGATGTGGATGACACTGAAGCATGCCATAAGTGTTCCTCTCAATCTAGATGTTCAAAGGACAGCCAAATTAGGTTATGTATATAAACAAAGAAGAGGGGAGAAAATATTTGCACCCCCCAActctttttgagaaaataaaacagaaagagGCAGAGcagacaaataaaataaatgaaactaCAAAGAGGAAAACTTAAATTACTATATACCTTCAATGTCAACTGGCGCAAGCGAGACTTAACCCAGCCTTTCCAGTTTCTAAGATCATCAACATTCTCTGCTGAAATGTCTATCCGCAAATAATTCTTATACGATTCAAAAAATGGATAGGGCTCAAAAAGGGTATCCCAATCAGCCTTGTTAGCCTCCATAGCCTAAAAATATCAGAAACCTTATATTAAGCAACACAAatgttcatttatttttttatttttttttcctcaaacaaATTGGATTATATCATCATAGGCAACACAAATGTTCATTGAATGCTGCTGTTTgcagaaagaaataaaaaaaaaaagtattggccAGCCTTTGAGGAGACACGGCTAAAAATGCTACTAGACTTATTATCACACAGATGCACGACTGGGGCAACAAGGACCAGGAGGTGGTTTGTAGGTAAAGTATGCTGAAAGTAACAACTGTACAGATTGGTGTGCTAAATGGAGCATCGACCATGGCTCTAGAGTATAGAGTGAAAATTTGGGACTTACCTCCAAGGGATTTGTCTCTACTAACTACTACTATGTGcctgtttgtttattatttttttttaaaaacattttttatgctTTAGTTATGTTTGTGTgaagactttttaaaaaatgagtttGTTAAAAATGGTTTTTATGTATGAAATGAAATAGCTACTTTTATTAGCTTTTgaagaaaatcatttttaatggaagagaaaaacataatttatggTGTCTAtgcttttataaatatattaatgaaaatctattttaacatgcataatttttttaaccataGCCTATGCTTTTCTTAacaataatctctaaattatttatatcaaattcacttttattttaatctataacAAATGGGCCCTATTACTAATATTATGAGAGTTGCTTTGCATCTTGCTTCagtatatgtttagtttttttatcttttttagcAGTAGGCCTCATGGTACCCCcataaaaagtattaaaataaataaataacacacACAGATACTATCTCTTcgaattttcaaaacaaacattttgaacaATATGTCATAACAtcacattttttctttcaaagtaaAGAATAATACCTCACATATTTCATCTCCCCTCTGAAATTCCTCTGTCATAACACGCAATGTACTTAATGACACATTGTAGCTAGAATTCATGCACGGATAAGCAGGAGTAATTATTGGCATTAGATGGTATTTATCCTTGGGATTTCTTCTAGGATCCCAAACTTGAAGTCCAAGAGATCCTTCCTTAATAGTACAAAGCATTACTGGGTTTGGCCAACGCCACTGAGTGTATACCCTAAAGAATCGAGACACCAACATATTAGGCAGTGCATTTGGATATAGCTGGCATATTCGACCAACAAGCAATGCCCAGTTTATACCACCAAGAAAACCTGCAACCTGCCCGTGGCATATCATGAAGAAAAGTTAGGCAAATCAGATCATAATTACTAGTAACATCGAAGTTCAGgtcaaaatagaaaatgaacAGCAGATAAGCCATCTAGAGCGCAAGCTTCCCTGCATACATTTGAATAAACACCACGACACTTAGCCCATAACTTCACGCATCTCAATGTCGTACGAAAATTCTGCACTTGAGAAATAGAAATATAATCAATGACATGAAAGCCAGAAGTCATATCAAAGCTGAACGTAAAAGTTCTATACTTGTCTACCTGAATATTTGGAACCAAATGCAAGATTTGATCAGTCACTCTACAACCATTAAGACTGCGAACAGTTTGTTCGTCTGTATATTGTAATATTGCTTCCTGTGATAAATCCAAGTCCTATCCAATAACAAACAGTATTACTTAGTGGTAATGAAGGGAGGTGTATTTGACACATCAAGAAGTCTTCCATGAATCACTTACTTCAGGAATAACCCACAAAGATAATTGTGCATAAAGGAGATCCAGAGAGACGCCGTTGAACTTGAAACCCATCACTGGAACATGAGCATCAGGCACTGGGTGTAACTCTGTCACTTCTGGCATTTCAGATAGCATTTTATGCAGCTCACCAAAGAAATCTTCCTAAAGCCAATTCAGACAACAATTTTAGTTGAAAGGGAGATATGACCTGAAAACTCTAAGTCAACTTTTAAAAATGGCAAGAATTATCAAACCTTTCTGGTTGCATGTCTAGGTCCCACACAAAGAACGTCAATATCTGCTCCGGGGCCATGCACCtacaaaatttgaattaaaaatggtaatatgataaaaccaacaaaataaatGATTGAATAAATACACTGGAGCTATAAgtaaatacaatatttttggtCCACAAATTTGACCATCACGTTAGGTATGGAAAGATATAATTGGAGTGGCAAGTGATATGACAACGCTGTTCTAATTACCTCTTTCCAAAATCTTCTGTTCATAAAATGCAAAGATAAAAATTGCATAAGCGTGTGTGAGGGTGCACGCATACAAGAAAAATTTGGAAGGGAAAACAGCACCATACCCCTAGGCGATAGGATCCAAAAGTAAAAATCATGGCATTTGCTTCTTTGACCAGTTGTTCATTAAATCCCTTTGCACGGCAAATGGTTTTGACCCAAATCTTCACAATCTAATTCATTTCACAATATCGCATCCAAAATATATGAGTTCATGAGGTGCTCAACCACATTTCCGATATGGTATAACGTGAAATGCAACAAGAAAATGATTACACAAAGCCCTCAACTTGGAAATATTTCCAAATAAGGCGTCTGCTTCTCTTTCCCTCTGTCACTTGGGATCGAAATCACAAAAATGGACAAAACCCTAAATAATTCACATTATTCTAGATGATGAAGTAAATAATCTCAATTGTTATCAATAAATCAAcaattaatattattcataCAAGTATAgcaaatcatcaaataatcatctcttattctCAACGCAATcgatcaacaaaaataaatccaaCCTGGTCTAGCCTGCCAAGCACTTCCTCCCTACAAATCGCTTCGTCTTGATTCTCATACAAGCCGGCGTCTTGCAAGTACTAAACATTAAACAAGCAAAATCCAAATTCAGCACAACATAGCTagaaaaatctcaaaaacagataATAATCAATTTGCTATAGGCGCAAAAACATAACCTTCTCGAGCTCACGCGTCTTGGCGACATCATATTCAGTCGGTCCGCTCAATGAGATTGGCTCGGTTATCCCTAACCTTTGCCGCTGCCCGATATCGCAGTTGCTTAACCCAGTGCTCCCCATCAACAACAAATtactacacttttttttttttgatatattattattgcaataagtaaatatatattctaAGAATGGTATAACGCTTTGTTATTATTACTTTGTTTTCCAATAGAAACGTACAAAACAATAGTAATAGCAAAAAGGTTAGTAATAGTGATAAGAAAGTGATGAGAGATGATTGTGCAGTAATAATGGGAAAAAGAAGAATCCAAAAGTATAAACGTTGAGTATAAAGTATGGAGAATAATTACAAAGAAATTGACtatgaaggaaaataaaaagaagaaattacaAAGGAAGTAATTAAGAAGcgaaaccctaaaaaaaaaactaaatgagCATAAAATGATGAATGGAATGCTGCGAAGGTGAAGAAGATGTTGATCCGTTGTTGAAGTTGAACCAATCAAAATCTtgtattgaagaagaagaagaagaagaagaaaacgaaCGAATGAACCTGTAAGAAAAAAGTTAGAATGGATAGAAGAATGAAATGGAATTTGAGATTGAAATGAAATGTGTGGATACGATACGatacaaaccaaaacaaacaacaGGAGAGTAAACTGAAAGGGAACGTGGAGCGGAGGTTTCCCTTTAGGTGCAATGCAATTGCAAATACCCTTCCCTTTCCTTCCCCGtgcattatatttatttatacatcAAACATTGCAAAATTCTAATTATACTTAACTAGCATCCAGCCCGTCTGTCCGCTCTTTCCACTGCGCTAACGCATGTAACTCATAAACAATatgtttttcaacaaaattctAATTATACTTCACGTGCCCGTCtgtccgctctttctactgcgctaacgcATGTAACTCATAAACAATATGTTTTTCAACATCAAGGTTGGGTTAGTTTTTTCTGATATATCTTGgagaaaattattagaattgAAAGAATGATCAagcttaataaaaaatataagatatgTATTTCATGCACTTCTATGACATGGAGTTACTTAATATATACTTAGTTTTGtgatgcatactcatttacCTATGGAGGATGAATATGCATGAAACATGAGTGACAATTATCGGGTGGGTTAATATAAAATTCAGAAAATCTAAGGCAACCCAATATAAGAATTAAGATACTATCTctctcccctctctctctctctctcactctctctccaCGGCCATACAAATGTCCTATTGAACAGTCTCCCAAATCCTTGTTCGGTTGCTTAGCTACACGACCATACACCCAAGCTTTTTCTCGTTTCATCAAATATTTagtggcattttttttattatattataaaaaacatttgattctAATTAAGTTTGTCCAAGAATAATTCAGATATTcagtttggatttttttttattatattgtgcAAGACAATAAAAAGCATATGTTTTGTAAGTAAACGTAGATAAGATTTTATGATCATCACTTCAGGCGTAACAATATAGTCTTATATGTATGATAACATGTCTAACCGTATAAACTTTACATGATACTAATTACATACATGTAATTGAATTAGAAGAAGCGGTTCTCTCAACTTATATTCGTTAAATCAACTTCATCAACTTGTTGTGATGCTCCGTTGATATTCCTGAtttcttcatatattttttatctcacTGTTTCAGACCATTCCTCAAGATACCCTAATAGCCTAAAGCCCGTAGGGTGTAAATTGGTAAGACCAATAGGGAATCAAATGGCAAGATTGAGAGATAGAAGGCCAGGCTAGTCGCCAAGGGGTTCACTCTGAAAGAGGACATCGACTACGTTGAGACCTTATCCCCGCTTTCTATTCCTTCCCGACCTGTTGTCGTCAACGATCTGCTTCCGTGAATGAGAGTTGGTCTTCCCGATCCACGAATACTATTTGTTGTCCTTTACTTGTTTAGTGGCCTATGTCTTAGGGCTTCTGGAATTCTCAGTTTCGGTTATATACCGCTCTCAATtactttgtttttgaaatattagttagaataaaataagaagattaaataaaaaacataatgaaaaaatgaacaaaaaaccTTTGGTAGTTGGTTTAAATTAGTtcttttagcatacattgaaATCAATAAGGAAACCTCTATGTCTACCTTGGATGATGGCAGCGTCTCCACTCATCCCCTTTCACGATCTTGTGGACTACTTCATATGGaaacaggaagaaaaaaaattaaccattgCTAGAGAGATAAAAATAGTAGACGCTAATGATATGAGAGAAATTCAACCTAAAAATCATCCACATATATGACATGGTTATAGGATGTTCGCTATAAGCACAAACAAATACATTGGACACAACACTAAGACATCTACAcatgtaaatttaaaaaaaacaatagatgAAACGGAAAAACTAAATTTAGATGCATCTTTGACTTCAATGGATCAATATTGCTCTTGCCCATTTTATTACCAAgaatataaaaacaattaaaccaAGCAAACGTACATAAAACCTTGGAATGTTTCCCATGTGTTATGTGTAAATCTGATGTCATCATAGTTCATGTTGAAGAATAGGATTGTTGTGCTATTGCCCATTTCCTGCATGTGTGTCATGGATCGAGTAAAAATtagtataaaattaatataatcaaaagaaatataattCAGTTTTAGTACCCTTAAAAACTACAAAAGCCAAAACACAAAAGTCTGTTGCAAACACACAATAAGTCACAAAGCAAATACATAGAATTTGAGTATTTGACAAAATAGATATCACCACACACCGAGTTAGGTTGTCGCTTTTTTTGtgctttctttaatttttttgaatgattttctttctattgattCAATTTTTGATGTACACAAACCTGTTACGTATATATCAATAAGATCATCATGAAATTGCAaacaattaaagaaaataaaaaaattcaactgaAACAGGAAGGAGAACAAATTAGTAGAGAGTATTATAGAAAAAG from Medicago truncatula cultivar Jemalong A17 chromosome 8, MtrunA17r5.0-ANR, whole genome shotgun sequence includes the following:
- the LOC11414390 gene encoding nuclear poly(A) polymerase 1 isoform X2; translated protein: MGSTGLSNCDIGQRQRLGITEPISLSGPTEYDVAKTRELEKYLQDAGLYENQDEAICREEVLGRLDQVHGPGADIDVLCVGPRHATRKEDFFGELHKMLSEMPEVTELHPVPDAHVPVMGFKFNGVSLDLLYAQLSLWVIPEDLDLSQEAILQYTDEQTVRSLNGCRVTDQILHLVPNIQNFRTTLRCVKLWAKCRGVYSNVAGFLGGINWALLVGRICQLYPNALPNMLVSRFFRVYTQWRWPNPVMLCTIKEGSLGLQVWDPRRNPKDKYHLMPIITPAYPCMNSSYNVSLSTLRVMTEEFQRGDEICEAMEANKADWDTLFEPYPFFESYKNYLRIDISAENVDDLRNWKGWVKSRLRQLTLKIERNTYGMLQCHPHPGDFSDKSRPLHCSYFMGLQRKQGVPANEGGQFDMRLTVEEFKHSVNAYTQWKPGMNISISHVKRRNIPAFVFPGGVRPKCPSKVTWVSKRRSELRVSGHGQAEKSQVGKELGANNDRKRKQAEDSGDDLRNSRSFSSLPPSSRDVHEDGNPVSIANSCSVKCDDTELNCMSEQKSEKPDLNFSGECPGDRETDGSVKSNSQIIPLLAATDRSNFEEAEKVVIQKIVCGPCEVHQAFPEEPDELEDDLEYRNKVKDFGGNLANINFDSTKSVVAAEPVFSQKENSSSTHIYSNGGLEELEPAELTAPLFCGNPAPVPQRKPLIRLNFTSLGKTADKSS
- the LOC11414390 gene encoding nuclear poly(A) polymerase 1 isoform X1 encodes the protein MGSTGLSNCDIGQRQRLGITEPISLSGPTEYDVAKTRELEKYLQDAGLYENQDEAICREEVLGRLDQIVKIWVKTICRAKGFNEQLVKEANAMIFTFGSYRLGVHGPGADIDVLCVGPRHATRKEDFFGELHKMLSEMPEVTELHPVPDAHVPVMGFKFNGVSLDLLYAQLSLWVIPEDLDLSQEAILQYTDEQTVRSLNGCRVTDQILHLVPNIQNFRTTLRCVKLWAKCRGVYSNVAGFLGGINWALLVGRICQLYPNALPNMLVSRFFRVYTQWRWPNPVMLCTIKEGSLGLQVWDPRRNPKDKYHLMPIITPAYPCMNSSYNVSLSTLRVMTEEFQRGDEICEAMEANKADWDTLFEPYPFFESYKNYLRIDISAENVDDLRNWKGWVKSRLRQLTLKIERNTYGMLQCHPHPGDFSDKSRPLHCSYFMGLQRKQGVPANEGGQFDMRLTVEEFKHSVNAYTQWKPGMNISISHVKRRNIPAFVFPGGVRPKCPSKVTWVSKRRSELRVSGHGQAEKSQVGKELGANNDRKRKQAEDSGDDLRNSRSFSSLPPSSRDVHEDGNPVSIANSCSVKCDDTELNCMSEQKSEKPDLNFSGECPGDRETDGSVKSNSQIIPLLAATDRSNFEEAEKVVIQKIVCGPCEVHQAFPEEPDELEDDLEYRNKVKDFGGNLANINFDSTKSVVAAEPVFSQKENSSSTHIYSNGGLEELEPAELTAPLFCGNPAPVPQRKPLIRLNFTSLGKTADKSS